Proteins encoded in a region of the Quercus lobata isolate SW786 chromosome 8, ValleyOak3.0 Primary Assembly, whole genome shotgun sequence genome:
- the LOC115954454 gene encoding peptidyl-prolyl cis-trans isomerase FKBP20-1-like: protein MGDAIDLTGDGGVLKTIVRQAKANAIAPKDDLPLVDVHYEGVLAENGEVFDTTREDNTVFSFEVGKGTVIKAWDIALKTMKVGEVAKITCMPEYAYGSAGSPPDIPPNATLIFEVELVACRPRKGSSLGSVSEERARLEELKRQRELAATIKEEEKKKREEAKAAAAARVQAKLESKKGQGKGKGKAK, encoded by the exons ATGGGTGATGCTATTGATTTAACTGGGGATGGAGGTGTTCTTAAGACAATTGTAAGGCAAGCCAAAGCTAATGCCATTGCTCCAAAGGATGACCTTCCTCTTGTTGATG TTCATTACGAAGGCGTTCTTGCTGAAAATGGTGAAGTTTTCGATACTACACGGGAGGATAATACTGTGTTCTCTTTCGAGGTTGGAAAGGGCACTGTAATCAAGGCTTGGGACATTGCATTGAAAACCATGAAG GTTGGGGAAGTTGCAAAAATCACTTGCATGCCAGAATATGCCTATGGAAGTGCAGGTTCTCCACCAGATATCCCACCAAA TGCGACACTTATCTTTGAGGTGGAATTAGTGGCCTGCAGGCCACGGAAGGGTTCAAGTTTGGGTAGCGTTTCAGAGGAGAGGGCTAGGCTTGA AGAGCTGAAAAGGCAGAGGGAGCTTGCTGCCACaatcaaagaagaagagaagaagaagagagaagaagctAAAGCTGCTGCTGCTGCCAGAGTTCAAGCCAAGTTAGAATCCAAGAAAGGTCAAGGAAAGGGAAAGGGCAAAGCAAAATAA
- the LOC115957971 gene encoding E3 ubiquitin-protein ligase SDIR1-like: MSFVFRGTRGDIETGFPGFIPERRAMRVHTARSVNSNSLAFLVTVLLLFMILNSHQMSPNFLLWLVLGVFLMATTLRMYATCQQLQAQAQSHAAAASGLLGHTELRLHMPPSIALATRGRLQGLRLQLALLDREFDDLDYETLRALDADNVPALSSMSDEEINALPVHKYKVAAPQNGGQLMQPASSSASAEKQDNAHAVGSTKASDDELTCSVCLEQVNVGELIRSLPCLHQFHANCIDPWLRQQGTCPVCKYRAGSGWQENGQGGMDASYIV, from the exons ATGAGCTTTGTTTTCCGAGGGACAAGAGGAGATATAGAAACTGGATTTCCAGGATTTATACCTGAGCGGCGTGCAATG CGGGTTCATACGGCGCGTTCTGTTAATTCCAACTCACTAGCGTTTCTCGTCACAG TTCTCTTGCTATTCATGATACTTAACTCACACCAGATGTCGCCTAACTTTCTG CTTTGGCTAGTGCTTGGTGTGTTCTTGATGGCCACAACGCTGAGGATGTATGCAACTTGTCAGCAACTTCAAGCTCAGGCCCAATCTCATGCTGCGGCAGCCAGTGGCCTACTTGGTCATACTGAACTACGGTTGCATATGCCTCCATCCATAGCACTTGCAACAAGAGGGCGTTTACAAGGACTCAGACTTCAGCTTGCACTTCTTGACAGGGAATTTGATGATCTAG ATTATGAAACTTTGAGAGCACTGGATGCTGATAATGTGCCCGCACTCTCTTCTATGAGTGATGAGGAGATAAATGCCCTTCCAGTCCATAAGTACAAGGTTGCAGCTCCTCAAAA TGGTGGTCAATTGATGCAACCGGCCTCGTCTTCTGCATCTGCTGAG AAGCAAGACAATGCCCATGCAGTTGGGAGCACAAAGGCATCAGATGATGAACTGACTTGCAGTGTTTGCTTGGAGCAAGTTAATGTGGGAGAGCTCATCCGCAGCTTGCCATGCTTGCATCAG TTTCATGCTAACTGCATCGACCCTTGGCTGCGACAACAGGGAACATGCCCTGTTTGTAAATACAGAGCAGGATCTGGGTGGCAGGAAAATGGACAAGGTGGTATGGATGCTTCTTACATTGTTTAA
- the LOC115954641 gene encoding aspartic proteinase PCS1-like encodes MAYLQSLLHLHLIIFLIMNQTQVSLCATQKTLILPLKTQTLPHGLVPKRQNPTSKISFHHNVTLTVTLTVGSPPQRVTMVLDTGSELSWLHCKKTQNFNSIFNPLSSKSYSPTPCSSPVCRTRTRTLPIPASCDQNKLCHATVSYADASSMEGNLASETFYIGNSARPGTIFGCMDTGFSSNSDEDSKTTGIMGLNRGSLSFITQMGFPKFSYCISGRDSSGILLFGEASFSWLKPLNYTPLIQITDPLPYFDRVAYTVQLEGIKVSEKVLPLPKSVFVPDHTGAGQTMVDSGTQFTFLLGPVYTALKNEYMQQTKGILRLLNDPNFVFQGAMDLCYLVPLNRPILPQLPKVSLMFRGAEMVVSGERLMYRVPGMVRGGNSVYCFTFGNSDLLGTEAFVIGHHHQQNLWMEFDLVKSRVGLAEVRCDLASQKLGLGV; translated from the coding sequence aTGGCCTATCTTCAATCTTTACTTCATCTTCATCTCATTATTTTCTTGATAATGAACCAAACCCAAGTTTCTCTCTGTGCAACACAAAAAACACTCATATTACCTCTTAAAACCCAAACACTCCCACATGGTTTGGTCCCAAAAAGACAAAATCCTACAAGCAAAATCTCTTTCCACCACAATGTTACCTTAACAGTCACACTAACCGTTGGCTCGCCTCCACAGAGGGTCACCATGGTCCTCGACACAGGTAGCGAACTCTCTTGGCTACACtgcaaaaaaacccaaaacttcaaCTCCATATTCAACCCACTTTCCTCTAAGTCTTATTCACCAACCCCATGTTCCTCACCCGTTTGCAGAACCCGGACCCGAACCCTGCCCATACCCGCTTCCTGCGACCAGAATAAACTCTGCCACGCAACTGTTTCCTATGCTGACGCTTCCTCCATGGAAGGAAATCTCGCGTCCGAAACTTTTTATATCGGAAACTCGGCACGGCCCGGTACGATATTCGGGTGTATGGATACCGGGTTCAGTTCCAACTCCGATGAGGACTCCAAGACCACCGGGATAATGGGTCTGAACCGTGGGTCCTTATCGTTCATTACCCAGATGGGGTTTCCGAAATTTTCGTACTGCATATCGGGTCGTGACTCGTCCGGTATTTTGCTTTTCGGAGAAGCGAGTTTCAGCTGGCTAAAGCCTTTGAACTACACTCCTTTGATTCAAATCACAGACCCATTACCGTATTTTGATAGAGTAGCGTATACGGTTCAGCTCGAAGGGATTAAAGTATCGGAAAAAGTGTTGCCGCTTCCGAAATCGGTTTTTGTACCGGACCATACCGGTGCCGGTCAAACAATGGTCGACTCGGGCACTCAGTTCACGTTCCTTCTCGGACCGGTTTACACGGCTTTAAAGAACGAGTACATGCAACAAACAAAGGGAATACTAAGGCTTTTGAACGATCCCAACTTTGTTTTCCAAGGAGCTATGGATTTGTGTTACTTGGTCCCTTTGAACCGGCCGATTTTGCCCCAGTTACCAAAAGTAAGCTTGATGTTTCGGGGTGCCGAAATGGTTGTATCGGGTGAGAGGTTAATGTATCGGGTACCCGGTATGGTGAGGGGTGGGAATTCGGTGTATTGTTTCACATTTGGGAACTCGGACTTACTGGGGACAGAGGCTTTTGTGATTGGTCATCATCATCAGCAGAATTTGTGGATGGAGTTTGATTTGGTGAAATCAAGAGTTGGACTTGCTGAGGTGAGGTGTGATCTTGCAAGTCAAAAGCTTGGATTGGGTGTTTAA